One genomic segment of Paraburkholderia aromaticivorans includes these proteins:
- a CDS encoding phospholipase D-like domain-containing protein yields MSNLKTQNPVDVAITEVGGQAQGSVQWLLEKKTCPDAPEITEGNDLQFFICGQEGFGQLSKDLRAAKSTVDIVCWGFDPGMEVERTGEAWPRDLRYGDLLEQLAKAEVRVRLLLWFDPRASRKQNSMPGYTDVPVSLATSPIQRMVQGDDPYGNPVRHDWCKAWWKRHGLENDRIDSRKALYPDHLQIVLRGIEKQAVKGLLAADIAEEDRPDSSWLSPVDESALLWNYPTHHQKPVLIDYAHDGGSKAVGFVMGLNSVTDFWDTAEHKIETGLRETGARSTWEGEIDHEYRSDFGGGDPGEAQKVAAIHGGNYTSIRPYQDYACRVVGPALRRLHENFENGWNAFAPSQWKTSAKDGDSLPPKIPTLAKDSAQRVQIVRTQAAEGEKTIKKLYFQATSIARNYIYIENQYFFYPEFARHLKNERRKFCRAWARLAKKPMTAVPNLHLFIVIPHPEDDGMVPRTFDTLTELGKSDAMPAQAGYVDEGKADQQYGNHSTQATYTTTFTDESGEPVSIARTHPVLDRPSLETLERTLGLKVSVARLCTSDSVEGKMAYREIYIHSKLMIIDDVFLTLGSANLNQRSMSVDSEINIAATGAEHAARLRGAVFGLHSDNTTTGDGGREAMPDVFESWERLANTNLDKWKAGREKLKGFLMKFEDRRSTNTKHAMNTVPSSTDGETALT; encoded by the coding sequence ATGTCCAATCTGAAAACACAGAATCCCGTCGACGTCGCCATTACCGAAGTGGGCGGTCAGGCGCAAGGCTCGGTCCAATGGCTGCTCGAAAAGAAGACATGCCCGGACGCGCCCGAGATTACCGAAGGCAACGATCTCCAGTTCTTCATCTGCGGTCAGGAGGGCTTTGGTCAGTTATCCAAAGATCTGCGCGCTGCGAAGTCGACGGTCGATATTGTCTGCTGGGGCTTTGACCCGGGCATGGAAGTCGAGCGCACAGGCGAAGCGTGGCCGCGCGACCTGCGATACGGCGATCTGCTCGAACAGCTGGCCAAAGCTGAAGTGCGGGTCAGATTGCTACTCTGGTTTGATCCTCGCGCATCGAGAAAGCAGAACAGCATGCCGGGCTATACCGATGTGCCGGTTTCCCTCGCGACGAGCCCCATCCAGCGGATGGTCCAGGGGGATGACCCCTACGGCAATCCGGTGCGTCACGACTGGTGCAAGGCGTGGTGGAAACGGCATGGGCTGGAAAATGACCGCATTGACTCACGCAAGGCGCTGTACCCCGATCATCTTCAGATCGTGCTGCGCGGGATTGAAAAGCAGGCCGTCAAGGGTCTGCTGGCCGCGGACATCGCCGAGGAGGACCGGCCCGATTCGAGCTGGCTTAGTCCGGTTGACGAATCCGCGTTGCTGTGGAATTACCCGACGCATCATCAGAAACCCGTCCTGATCGACTATGCACACGATGGTGGCAGTAAGGCGGTGGGTTTTGTGATGGGACTGAATTCGGTCACGGACTTCTGGGATACGGCGGAGCACAAGATCGAAACGGGTCTGCGCGAAACGGGTGCGAGGTCCACGTGGGAAGGCGAGATCGATCACGAATACAGGAGCGATTTTGGCGGCGGCGATCCAGGCGAAGCGCAGAAGGTGGCGGCGATTCATGGCGGAAATTACACGTCCATCCGCCCTTATCAGGACTATGCCTGTCGGGTGGTGGGGCCGGCGCTGAGGCGGCTGCACGAAAATTTCGAGAACGGCTGGAATGCGTTTGCGCCTTCGCAATGGAAAACATCGGCGAAGGATGGCGATTCACTGCCGCCGAAGATTCCTACGCTTGCGAAAGACTCGGCGCAACGCGTGCAGATAGTCCGGACTCAGGCGGCGGAAGGGGAGAAGACTATCAAGAAGCTTTATTTCCAGGCTACGAGTATTGCGCGTAATTATATTTATATTGAAAACCAGTACTTTTTTTATCCGGAGTTTGCGCGTCATCTGAAGAATGAGCGAAGAAAGTTCTGCCGGGCATGGGCGAGGTTGGCGAAAAAGCCGATGACGGCCGTGCCAAATCTTCATCTGTTCATTGTCATTCCTCATCCAGAGGATGACGGAATGGTTCCCCGGACGTTCGACACGCTGACCGAACTGGGAAAGAGCGATGCAATGCCCGCGCAGGCGGGCTATGTCGATGAAGGGAAGGCCGATCAGCAATACGGCAACCATTCAACACAGGCGACTTACACCACCACATTCACGGACGAGTCGGGCGAGCCGGTCAGCATTGCTCGAACTCATCCAGTGCTGGATCGGCCTAGTCTGGAAACACTGGAACGGACGTTGGGGCTGAAGGTGAGCGTGGCGCGGCTATGCACGAGCGACTCGGTGGAAGGAAAGATGGCGTATCGGGAAATCTATATCCATTCGAAGTTGATGATCATTGACGATGTGTTCCTGACGCTCGGTAGCGCAAATTTGAACCAGCGCAGTATGTCGGTGGATAGTGAGATCAATATTGCGGCGACGGGGGCGGAGCATGCGGCCAGGTTGCGTGGTGCCGTGTTCGGGCTGCATTCTGACAATACAACTACTGGTGACGGCGGTCGGGAGGCAATGCCAGATGTTTTTGAAAGTTGGGAGCGCCTTGCAAACACAAATCTTGATAAATGGAAAGCGGGAAGGGAAAAATTGAAGGGATTCCTGATGAAATTCGAAGACCGGCGGTCTACCAATACGAAACATGCCATGAATACCGTACCTTCCTCCACGGACGGTGAAACCGCACTGACATGA
- a CDS encoding IS5-like element ISRme6 family transposase (programmed frameshift), giving the protein MEAPIIDDELWTLIEPLLPPPKPRRKEHPGRPRVSDRAALNGILFVLKTGLRWNYLPTVLGFGSGATCWRRLNDWRKAGVWDRLHELLLDKLREAGQIDLSYAAVDSSSVRAVGAGGKTGPNPTDRSRPGSKHHILVDANGVPISAILTGANRNDVTQLLPLVDAIPPIRGTRGRPLQRPKVIYADRGYDSDPHRQRLRERGIKPVIARRRTEHGSGLGKFRWVVERTHSWLHNFRRLRIRFDRRADIHEAFLKFGCALVCWNIFRRTEQPF; this is encoded by the exons ATGGAAGCGCCGATCATTGATGACGAATTGTGGACACTGATCGAACCGTTACTGCCGCCGCCCAAGCCCCGGCGCAAAGAGCATCCTGGTCGCCCGCGCGTATCGGATCGGGCGGCGTTGAATGGCATTCTGTTCGTGTTGAAAACCGGTCTGCGATGGAACTACCTGCCGACCGTATTGGGCTTTGGCTCCGGCGCGACCTGCTGGCGACGACTGAACGACTGGCGCAAAGCAGGAGTATGGGATCGACTACACGAACTGCTGCTCGACAAGTTGCGCGAGGCCGGGCAGATCGATCTTTCATACGCTGCCGTCGATTCCTCGTCGGTACGAGCCGTTGGGGCGGGCG GAAAAACTGGCCCGAACCCCACGGATCGCTCGCGACCCGGTTCCAAGCACCACATCCTCGTAGACGCCAATGGCGTTCCCATCAGCGCCATCCTGACCGGCGCGAACCGCAACGACGTCACCCAGTTGCTGCCGCTCGTCGACGCGATTCCCCCGATCCGCGGCACGCGCGGCCGACCACTTCAGAGACCCAAAGTCATCTATGCCGATCGTGGTTACGATTCCGATCCGCATCGTCAACGATTGCGCGAACGCGGCATCAAACCGGTGATCGCCAGGCGCCGCACTGAACATGGCAGTGGTCTGGGCAAATTCCGTTGGGTCGTTGAACGGACTCACTCGTGGCTCCACAACTTCCGTCGTCTTCGCATACGCTTCGATCGTCGAGCTGACATTCACGAAGCATTCTTGAAATTCGGCTGCGCCCTCGTCTGCTGGAACATCTTCAGGCGTACGGAGCAGCCTTTTTGA
- a CDS encoding SEL1-like repeat protein: MAAMSSSDSPRYTKLPLFAPHRRDFTCVYQEQHLPPVDPQAELWFQQALASELDPNIYWEDKDWRKIYQLYLQAAERNHWKAMLNLASLILSDYPIPVRDPDMAISWVEKAMQLGVPDAWDTMGVYHMNGIVKGGDATSAYAFFQKAADMGSPLAQAFLGAALDAGWDNPGNGFWANLPVGVKMLECAVAQGYGDAADELGLVYARPHTPEANLRALKVLHEGVKLGSAKCAKSLGVEFSGFSLSSGDNIAGYVDMERSKRYRKIGDVLKWYEGTLKLPNLDKVLPLPPAALPKWDGDAQTLIDAAKAVTPPPTSPAHPSQSEPHAALTKAGLLRQLADRPESLRCNGGLKCPQSGIWEARVAAAHPLAALYNRWDRQAFVEKEASFPDPRQQHLDISAHDVRWTWLGSPNQLRVADVYDIAL; encoded by the coding sequence ATGGCCGCCATGTCCAGTTCCGATTCGCCTCGTTATACGAAACTGCCGCTGTTTGCTCCACATCGCAGGGATTTCACGTGTGTGTATCAGGAACAGCATCTGCCGCCTGTCGATCCGCAGGCCGAACTGTGGTTCCAGCAGGCACTCGCATCGGAACTTGATCCCAACATCTATTGGGAAGACAAGGACTGGAGAAAGATCTACCAGCTTTACTTGCAGGCTGCGGAACGCAACCACTGGAAAGCGATGCTCAATCTTGCCAGTCTGATCCTGAGTGACTACCCGATTCCCGTCAGAGATCCGGACATGGCAATTTCCTGGGTAGAGAAAGCGATGCAACTTGGGGTGCCCGATGCATGGGACACGATGGGTGTCTATCACATGAATGGCATCGTCAAGGGTGGAGACGCCACGAGCGCGTATGCATTCTTCCAGAAAGCCGCCGACATGGGCAGCCCGTTAGCCCAGGCGTTCCTGGGGGCGGCGCTGGATGCCGGCTGGGACAATCCGGGCAACGGATTCTGGGCTAATCTCCCTGTTGGGGTGAAGATGCTGGAATGTGCCGTGGCCCAAGGTTACGGCGACGCGGCGGATGAGCTTGGACTTGTATATGCTCGCCCCCACACACCGGAAGCAAATCTTCGCGCGTTAAAAGTTTTACATGAGGGAGTAAAGCTTGGTAGCGCAAAGTGTGCGAAGTCCCTCGGCGTTGAGTTTAGTGGTTTCTCTTTGTCTTCTGGCGACAATATCGCAGGCTACGTCGACATGGAAAGGTCCAAACGCTACAGGAAGATCGGTGACGTCTTGAAGTGGTACGAAGGCACCCTGAAGCTCCCCAATCTGGACAAGGTGTTGCCTCTTCCTCCGGCAGCCTTACCGAAATGGGACGGCGATGCGCAAACACTGATCGACGCAGCCAAGGCCGTTACTCCGCCACCAACATCTCCAGCGCACCCTTCACAGTCCGAACCTCACGCGGCTCTGACGAAAGCCGGATTGCTGAGACAACTCGCGGACCGACCCGAATCATTGCGCTGCAATGGTGGGCTCAAATGTCCACAGTCCGGCATATGGGAGGCTCGCGTGGCCGCAGCGCATCCGCTTGCCGCACTTTATAACCGATGGGACCGGCAAGCGTTCGTCGAGAAAGAGGCCAGCTTTCCCGATCCGCGACAGCAGCATCTGGACATATCGGCTCACGACGTCCGCTGGACCTGGCTGGGCAGCCCCAATCAGTTGCGCGTAGCGGATGTGTATGACATTGCATTGTAG